In a genomic window of Sesamum indicum cultivar Zhongzhi No. 13 unplaced genomic scaffold, S_indicum_v1.0 scaffold00198, whole genome shotgun sequence:
- the LOC105179750 gene encoding uncharacterized protein LOC105179750 — MRLSLLEIDRSGASGGSNKLDPISSPAGSSGRTTFKNEQEKSILSRDLSAGPTKERPLGRVNVRMNSREDNHATGPGPILKGKASRAPRSGSMVAAHSASNKRMAMAYHH; from the exons ATGAGGCTTTCGCTCTTGGAAATTGACAGATCAGGGGCCTCTGGTGGCAGTAACAAATTAGATCCTATATCCTCTCCCGCTGGTTCTAGTGGTCGTACAACCTTCAaaaatgaacaagaaaaatcaatactcTCAAGGGATCTTTCTGCTGGACCAACTAAAGAGCGGCCCTTAGGACGAGTAAACGTTAG GATGAATAGTCGTGAGGACAACCATGCCACTGGTCCTGGTCCGATATTAAAAGGGAAGGCCTCAAGGGCACCACGAAGTGGCTCTATGGTCGCAGCTCATTCAGCTTCTAACAAGAgaatggcaatggcctaccatcactga